The genomic interval AAGGGATTCAGCGCCCGCCGTCACAATAAGAACACCTCAGTAAAGAGGATTGAAACTGGATAAACCGCCACAACCCGGTCAATTATGGCTGTCGTCACAATAAGAACACCTCAGTAAAGAGGATTGAAACTTTTGAATCGTATCCAAAACCCGCGCCAGCGAGGTGAGTCACAATAAGAACACCTCAGTAAAGAGGATTGAAACCGCTTTTTTGATCACTTCCCTTGTCGCTAAGCAGTGTCACAATAAGAACACCTCAGTAAAGAGGATTGAAACGTAAAAAGCGGCAAACATTATATTTCCCTCCTTGTTTGTCACAATAAGAACACCTCAGTAAAGAGGATTGAAACGTTGCTGACGATAACGAAGCTTAGACCTGCCAAAAGTCACAATAAGAACACCTCAGTAAAGAGGATTGAAACGACCTCTTCAGTACCCCTAAGAAGAATCCGGTAAGTCACAATAAGAACACCTCAGTAAAGAGGATTGAAACGCTGGAACCGATCGCGAAAGTTATTTGGTCAGCTAAGTCACAATAAGAACACCTCAGTAAAGAGGATTGAAACGCCTCCGTCCACTCGATCTTCGTGTTAGCGGTCGCGTCACAATAAGAACACCTCAGTAAAGAGGATTGAAACCCGTCGGTCTTTTCCCACACCAAACTCCATTTTCAGTCACAATAAGAACACCTCAGTAAAGAGGATTGAAACGCAGAGAGGGGACGGATGATCTTTTAGAAGTCAAAAGTCACAATAAGAACACCTCAGTAAAGAGGATTGAAACAACTCCTCTCGCATACATATGACCATAGACTGTGGTGTCACAATAAGAACACCTCAGTAATGAGGATTGAAACTGACTACTTCCCGGCACCGATCAAGAAGCCGAAGCGTCACAATAAGAACACCTCAGTAAAGAGGATTGAAACCGGATCATCAATCACCTCGTTTTCCATCACCTCCACGTCACAATAAGAACACCCCAGTAAAGACTGAAATCTCGTTTCTCTAAGGTTGTCCCAATAGAAACATCTCGGTAAAAGGATGATTTCGTCGAAAACGGAAAAACCGTTCTTGTTCACAATGGAACCATGTTAATGACGAAGTTTGCTCCAGGCGAGGAGAGGACGAATGTCAAAGATACACCGGGCCCATGTTCAGCACCGTGAACGGTTGTTTTCGATGTTGGCCGAAATGTTGCTGGATTCCCGACAACATCGGATCAGGGATGCGGCGGAAAGGTACGGTGTTTCCCAGGAGAAAATACGCAGAGATATCAAATATCTCGAAGAAAAGCTTAACCTGCCTAATCAGAGAGAATATATCATCCGGGGACATGGTTATTATCAGGGCAATTTTGCCCGGGCGGTGGCGAATTTGTCGCCGGAGGTGCGGCTGTATCTGTTTCTCGCTCTGCGGCAGTTGCAACCCTTGTTGAAGGGGGAAGGAGAGCGGGCGTTTCAGGAGTTGCTGGAGCATACCTATTCCGTGTTGCGGGAGGAGGATGTGCGGCGCCTGAAGGAATGGTCCGGTTTTTATTTTGTGAGCGAGTATGGCTTCCCGAGGAACCGCACCCATTTTTATCGTGCTCTGCAGGATGTGTTTGAGGCGATCCGGTACGATCAAATTCTGCAATTTGAGTATAGGGGGCAGCGCAGATATTTCGACCCTTACGGTGTCTATTATGCGAAACATCTGTTTTATCTGATCGGGAAATTAGTGAAATGGCCGGATGGTCCGGATCTGCCGCTGATTCACCTCCGGTTGGATCGGATTCGCGATATTTCGCGCATGCCTCGTCCATCTTCTTTGGGAAGAAGAAAGAAGGAAGATATCTGGGAATACAAACGAAATCACGCCGAAAAATATATCAACCAGATGCTGGAGGCGGAACACAGTAAGGTCAAGCAGGATTATGTGATCCGGATCTATGACCCGAAGGTCTTTGAGCGGATTCGGGAAAAGCAGTGGCATCCATACCAGCAGATTCGGGAAATCCATGAGAAGGGGGCCGTGGGGGAAATTGTATTTCCCAAGATAACCAGTTGGTTGGAGATCAAGAAATGGGTGTTGGGATGGGGAAGCGCTGTCGAATTAGTGAAACCGGCGGAGAAACGAAAGGAATTGCGGAATGAGATTCAAGCGATGTTTTATAACCGGTACCAAAGCTGAAACAACCTGAAGGTGCCGTCGGTTCTGTGGCAGTAAGGGTTTCTTGCCGGGAATAGAATTAGAAAAACGCTTTAGGATTGTGGATTCATCAGTAAAATCGGAACTCTTTACGGTTCCGATTTTTTTGTTTAGACGATTTTCGGTGATTGTCTGCCAAATATTGTCCGTATGATAATGAACTCGAGGAGGTGAGAGGGGTTGGATTTGAAGTCCTTCAGCGATCGTTTGCTCCTGGCCTTTCAGGAAATGGATCTGTCCGAGACCATTGCCAAGTCGTACAACCTGGAGAATTCGTCCATGTCGTATAAGCAAGGACACAATCTGTTGGACCAATCCATGTGGGACCACATCCGGACCGGGGTGGAGGCCTGTCTGGCTCTGCTGAGCCACCTTGAATCCGTCGGCTTTCATCCTCCCGAAGAAGAATTGAAGGTCGCCTTAATTGCCTTTGTGCTGCACGATCTGCACAAAGATTCGGCTGTTGAAAAAAAGGCGTCGAGCGAGTACGCCCTGTCGCTGGAAGAGCTGGAGCGGGTCGCAGAAGAACTCTGCCGGAAGGTGGGGACGGGACTGCCTCCTGCTGCATTTCTGCGGGCAGCGGGGGTTTCCAATTTTTCTCCCAAATTGGGGGACTTGGGCTCCTTGTCCAATCAATATTCCTGGACCGGTATTCGGGATTGGGTGAAGCTGATGGATCAGACCGCATCCATCATTGGCATCGCCGAATGCATGGAACACCAGACGATTCATTCCTTGGAAGAAAAGCTTCGGCGTGTGCTTCCTCCCAAACTGACGGAAAATCTGCGGATCGTCTATCACCGCGTCCAGGAGATGCGCGGCATGGTCACTACACAATTGCACAATGGCATGGCCCTTTTGATGAAACGCTACGGCTATTTCCCCTGGCTTCGCTTCGGAGACGGAACGCTGTACATCACCTTTGCCGGCGGGGAATTGCCGGACAAGGATTCGCTGATGGAAGAATTGACGCGCCTGTTTTTCCGTTCCATCAAAGAGGCGGATCAGGTGGATTGGGAAAAGCTGTTCAACCGGGCCACCTTGCAGTGTCAGACCTTGGCGTTTTTGGTAAATCAGACGCCCGGGGAATTTGCGTGGATGTTTCATGAGCTGTTTATGAAACCTTCTTCGGGAAGCAAGACTTTTCCGGACAAAAACTTCACCGCAAGCCAACTGGCTGCCTATGGAGCAGGGGATTTGGGGGAGCTTTATCGGGTCTTCGGTGTCGATCCTTCCTTCGATGAGGAGTTTCGGGAAAAGTGGTTCTACACCTCCCGGTATTTGGCGGCGCTTCAGCGCTTAATCCAGCGGCTGGAGAAAATCTCGGCGGTGGATGCGCTGCTTCAATTGGCGGATTTCCTCGGCCTTCCCGGCGAAGACATTGCAAACAGGGTTCCGGGCTCGTTGCACTCCAACAACAAACGGTTCGACGGAGCGATCTGGTTGGCTTATCGCTTCCTTGAGGGGGCCGAAGTGGATGGAAAACCGGCCCGCCATTTGCCGATCGAGGACTGGCGGGTGGCCGTGAGAAAGAAAGCGGCGAAATTTCTCGATGGAAAGATCACGCCCGAAAAAATGATGGAAATCGTTGATGAGGAATTAAAAATTCGGGAAGATTTGCAAGGCTACTTCCGGGAACAGCTGATCGTTTCCTGGGAGACCGCCCGCAGTCTGAATCTGCTGGATACGAAGGAGTTGCTCAAAAAGAAAACACGATCGCAAAAACGCATTTGTAATCTGTGCAACCGGAAAATTCTGTCGGGGAGCGAGCCCAAGGTGAAGGCTCAGGTGATCCAGGACAATGTCAATGTTTTCAGTAACCGAATTTTGCCGAAAGGATGGGAGCCTGGGAAACGGGGGGATGTGGCTGCTCTGCACTGGTGCGGCGTCTGCTTTTTTGAGTTTGTACTTCGGCAAGTGTTTTCCATGGATAGTTTTTCGGGAGGAGATCAGTCGCGGCAGATTTACCTGTTTGCCTTCCCGTCCTTTCAGATCACCGAAGAGGGACTGCTGGACCTGCAGGATGATCTGAAGAATTTCTTCGGGACCATCTATGTCCACCGCCGGGGCAAGGTAAATCACGTTTGGCAGGACCCTTGGGTGGAGAAACAGGAGGCGCTTCGGAAGCATCTGCACGATCATTTCCAATTGTACAGTGAGTATTTTGAGCAGGAGATGGAAGAACGGGGACGCCCGCCCAGCATCGGGGATGTGCTGAAGGCCAGTCCGCCCGGCAATGTGCTTTTGTTCACCTATGACTGTTACAGCAGTTCTCTGGATCGAACGCGGGAGGAGGCTTGGCTGAAGGCCCTGTCGGCGGCGCTTTCCCTTCACAAATTGTATGGTTTTCGCCTTTGGCTGACGGAAAAGCCCTTTTTGATGATGTCGGATGTGCGGGAGGTCCGGTATGCAATCCAGCTGGATGCTCCGCCCTACAAGGTGGCTCGGCTGTTGGAGGTCCCTGAACGGCGCGGCACGACGGATTTCGTCGTCCCGATCAGGCAGGTGAACGATCTGTTGAACCGCTTGGCCTGCATCTGGGAGATTCATCAAACGGTGAATCCCCTCGACTTTTCCAAACCGACGGACAAAAACGTATCTTCCGTTTTACACCAGCTGGATGTGCATCCGATGGCCGGAGCCCATTTCTTCAAGCGACGCTTGACGGAACATTCCTATGTGACGGATACCTTTTTGCGGGCTTGCCGCAGGATCGATCAAATGCGGGGAGGGATGGAGATGGAACTGGCCCGGGAAATCGCCTTGGCATCGCTCAAGCTGTACAAGCCCGATATTTCGCAGGAAGGTAGGGCCCACCGGTATGAAAACCTGTTCCGCTTGGCCGTCAAGGGCATCAAGGAAGGGAGGGAAAAAAGCGAGATATGCGGGCTGCTTTTCAAACGGCTGGAACGTTTGGCCAAACAACCCTCAGGATATGTGCCCCGTGTCGAAGAAAAGGCGATTCAGGAGTTTGTGGATCTGATCTATGACCGATTTTACATAGACGTGTGCGGCGGCAACATCGCCAAGCTGAACCAAAGGCAAAACCAGCTCGCCGACGGGATCTTTTTTGAGACCCATCTCGAGCGGCTGAAGGAGATTCGGGAAAGACAATCAGCGAAAAACCAAACCAACGGGAGGGAACCGGTATGAGCAATACGATCAGTTGGCAGGAATCCCCGGTGAAAAAACGCTTGGAAGCGCATCTTCCTGGTGAAATTCCGATTCTTCCGATGCGACGGTACGTATCTGTTGTGATCCTGAGGGAGTTCGACTCGACGGCGGTGTTGACGACCGAAGGGCAGACTCTGGATGTGGAGATGGTGCGGAGCGGCAGGAAATATTCGGAGCCGATCTCCCGGGTGCTTCTGCAAAAGCGCAAACAAATCGCACCGGAGCGGCGGGCCGGCCGGGCTTTCAACCGGGACCGTGGACTTGGGAAAAAATGCGTTTTCTTGAATGGTATGTGCGGCAAGTGCCCCGATTGCCTGATTTACGGGTTTGCGGCCACCAGCGGAGAAGGCGCCCATCGCTCCCGGGTATTGACAGACTCCGGCTTTGCGATTCGTCCATATGAGGCCATGCAACGCTCGATCACCCTCAACGCCATCGACGACAGCACCAAAGGAGGCGTTTCCGGCAGCGCCTTCGCCGAGCGGGAACACATCCGGCCCCAGGTCTTTTTCCCCACCATCGAAACGGCGGTGGATGTGACACCGGCCGAATTTTTGTACGTGTTGCGCAACATCCTGACCACGACCCGTTACGGTGCCGAAAGCAACCGGCAGGGTTTTGTCAACAATCATGTGGTGGCCCTGCTGTTCGGACACGGCGAACTGATTTCCAATCTGTCCTTGACCCAGGGGGTGTACGACCGGTTGCGGGAAAAAGGGGGGGAACGGTTCCATGAGTTCCCGCTGGAGAGGTCCGAAGTGGAAAAGGCGGTGATGGATGTACTGGAGGAGGAGGCGAAACGCTCGTATCTTCCCGTTGATGTGTGTGCCGGGGAGGAGTTGGCGGCGTTTCTCGCCGGAGTCCGTGATCTGTGGCGCAATGAGGAGGCGAATGCGGAGTGGCTGCAAGAGCTGGAAAGCGATCAACAGGCGTATCTCGCGAAATTAAAGTGAAACGGTTTGCGTACCGGATCCGGATTGAGTTAGAGGATTATCTGTTCTTTGCCAGCATGGAGAAGGGGAAGGTCGCCGAGACCGCTCCCCTTATCCACAATTACGCCTTGGCCTATGCCTTGTCCTGGGCGATTTCCCCTTACTATCAGGAAAAGCAAGCGCCGGGATATGAGAAGCAACTTAAGCCGCTAAATGAGGAAGGGGTCTATATTTTTCCCGCATCTCCACTGGAAGTGACGCACCGGCTCATGCAGTACAATACGACGTCGGAGCCCCTTTGGATGATGCGTCCGCAGAGCCTGGGTTATCCCAACTGGGGATTTATCAAATGCCTGCGGCCGGGTTCCCGTTTTGAAACCTACGCCTTGAGCCACAATCCCCTTTCGTTTCCCCCGCGCATCCGGCTCGGGAAATGGATGAGCCAGGCACGGCTGGAGGTGGAGGAAGTCGCATTGGAGCGGGGAACGGGAAAAAGCTCCCCGATCATGGTCAATGTGCAGGATTTGCCGCGGCTTCCCGCCACCTTCACCTCCATGTACAATCTTTTGCCCACCCGATTGGTGAAGGAAGCGGAATGGGGAGAAGCGGTGGAGGGATACCGGATTAAAAAGATGGAGGGGCAGCAGGTAGAGGAAGAGTTTTTGCCGGAATCCGCTTTCTGGTGGAGGTGAGGGGATGATCCGCCTGTTGGAGGAGAGGGGGAAAACCTACGATCTGCCCTTTGTCGGGAATCTTCGCCCCTACGCCCATCAAGCGGTGCAACTCAAATTGGTGGAGCGGGCGTTCCGGGAAAACCGCCAGGTGGTCCTTTGGAACCGGGCGCGGACCGGGGGAGGAAAAACCTTGGCCAATTACGGCTACCTGACCCGGGATGCCCGGGTGCGGGCCCTGGGGGTGTATCCGGTGAACGAGCTGGTGAAGGATCAGTTTCAATCTCTCCAAACGGGACTACCTCTGGGAATCTGGGATGAGATTTCCCTGTGGACAGCGGAAGAATTGCGAAAAAGCCGCTTGCCAGGAGAAACCAAGCTGGAACAGTTGCAACGGTTGTCCACCCAATATCACCGGGCAATTTTGACCAATCCGGATCACCTGGTGCTGGTGGCCCAGGAGCGCCTGTACTCTCCCCGGAAAGAAGGATATGATTCCCGCCTGGGAAAGGCGGTAGAGGTTTTTTACCGCCTCGGCGAATACGTGTTGCAGGCCTTTGATGAATTTCATCTCTACAATATCGCCCAGGTAAATGTGCTCGCCCAATGGATCGCCCTCATGGCGGCCTCCTTTCCGGAAAAGGGCATGGTTTTCCTCTTGTCGTCGGCGACGCCTCGACCGGAAGTGCTCCGCTTGATCGAAGGAACCGGCCTGCCGATTTGGAATGTGCAGGAGGAAACCCGACGCTGGCTGGAAGAGGAAAAACCCTCCGTGCATGGTGAGCGGATCTTTCTCGAACCGGCCCATCTCCACGTGGTGTCCGCTTATTTGCCGGCCTGGAACACCAGTGAGCGGATATTAACTAATTGGGACGATATTGAAGCGTATTTGTCGGAGTGGCCAAAAGCCAAGGGATTGATCATTCTCGATTCCATCCACGAAGCCCAGCAGCTGGCGGCGGCGCTCCGGGAAAAGGGATACGATGTGGGGGAAGTGCACGGCTTGTCCGACCGCAGCCGGAGCCGGGAGGCCCTGGCCAAGCCCATTACCGTGGCCACCGCCACGGTGGAGGTGGGGGTGGATTTTCAGGGGGAGATCCGGAAGGATTTTCTCGTGTTCGAAGCGCGAAATGCCGGCAGTTTCATGCAGCGGTTGGGGCGGATCGGCCGGGGAAGCCGGTCCAATCCGGAGCCGCCCCTTCACGTGTGGGCTTACGTGCCGGGACATGTGGCCAATCAAATTCAGGACCGGGGAGATACGGAGATGACCCGGGCGGAGCTGGAAGAAATCGTTACGGCAGCATACCGGTACTATCAGGATTTTTCCCCTTACATTGAAAAGGTGGGGGGCATGAACCTGGTCCACGGGTATCATCTTCAGAAAAAGCATCACGTGGACCGGGAACAGTCCCCCGCCCTTAAGCAGATCCAAATCCTCGCCGAGCGCATGTACGGTTTGGGTTTTGAGGAACAGAACCGGCGGTATCGGGAGTGGAAACGGGAGAAACTGCTGGAGCCGGTGCTGAGTTTCCGCGGGCAAAACAATTTGGAGTTTCAGCTCTACGGATGGGATGAGGAAGAGGCGGAAACTTTTTATCCGGACCTTTGGTTTTGGGACGAAACCGCTCCCGATTTTCCCCTCAAGCGCTATGATTGCCATTTCGTTCTCCGGCGACGCCGGGTGCGGTTCGTGGATCAGGAAGCGATGAAACGGCGGGTGAAGGAGCACCTGTCCGGACCGGAACGGGAAGAGTACCTCGAAGCGCTTTCCCGGGACCGCGTGCTGGGGTATGCGGTGGCCATGGGCGTTCGGGACAAACCGGCGAAATTGGTATGGCGGCTTCCCGTCAAGGCGGGTCGATGTGCCGAACAATTGGTGCGCTTGGATCGACTGCGTCTGGAGTCGGACGATTCCGGATTGAATGAACAGCTGAATCTGTTGTTTCAGTCCATGGGTCGCACCTCCTGGATTGTGTACATTATTAAACGCTCCGTCGGCGAATTGACCGATCTCCTGCGCCTGCCGCCGATGTTCCGCCTCTATCCCGCCAAATCCCGGCAGGGTGCGGATTGGAGCATTGCCTTCAATTCCGAGGCTTTTCAACTGTGGAGTGTGTGGGAAAACGTCCGGAGCGAGGTGTTGTGACATGGATGTCCTGGTGGAGGCTCATGCCATCAATGCCTATGCCTACTGTCCCCGGCGTTGTTACTACGAATATGTGGAAGGCGTGTTTTACCATAATGTGTATACCATCCACGGAAAACTGCTCCACGAACACGTTGATCGCTTCGGGAAGGAACAGCGGGGGGAACGGCAACTTCACCGTTCCCTCCACTTGCGATCGGAAAAGTTGGGACTTTCGGTGCGGTGTGATGTGATCGAGGAGGCGGACGGGATGATTTACCCCGTCGAATACAAGCGGGGAAGTCAATCGGGATGGGAGAACAATCACCTGCAGCTCTGCGCTCAGGGAATGGCTTTGGAGGAGCGGATCGGAAAAGCGGTTCCCTTCGGATATCTCTTCTACTACGGGTCCTTCCGCCGAGAGAAAGTGGCGCTGGATGAGGAACTGAGGGAACAAACCCGGCAAACCATCGAAGCCATCCGGAATCTCTACGGTCAGGAGCAGCCGCCTGCCGGAATTGATGACGGACATCGTTGTAGTAAGTGCAGTATGGTGGACTATTGCCTGCCGCAGGAACGAGGCCGCCTGAAGGGGAGAGTGCCATGGGAACGTTTTATTTGAGTGAACCCCACTGCTTTGTCCGGAAGGAATCGGAACGTCTCAAAATCTACAAGAACCGGTCCTTGCTCAGGGAGGTACGGGTTCAGGAATATTCCCGCTTTTTCATTCACGATTCCTCCACCTTGACCACCGATGCCCTGATGCTTATGGCCGAAAAGGGAATTGATGTGGTGTATTTTTCGGGAAACCGCATGGTCGGCCGGTTTGTCGGGCCGGAAAGTCGAAATGTTCGGTTAAGAATCGCCCAGGTCCAGGCTCATTTGTCGGAAGAGACGAGCTTGCGGATCGCGCGGAATCTGGTATTGGCCAAATTGAAAAACACCCGGACCAGTCTGCAGCGTTTTGCAAGGCGCAAGGAGCTGGACTTCGAGTCTGTGATTGGATCTTTGAAACAAGCGATGAAACAGGCGCTGCAGGCGAAAGATTTGGATGAATTGCGGGGTATCGAGGGGATGGCCGCCAAACGCTATTTTGAAGCGTTTCCAGCGTTAATCCGGGACAGCGGTTTTTCCTTCGACGGTCGTAGCCGGCGCCCGGCCAAAGATCCCGTCAACGCTCTGTTGAATTACGGCTACGCTTTGTTGCGGGCGGAACTGACGGGTGCCCTCCAGGCTGCGGGTCTGGATCCATATATCGGTTTTCTCCACCGCGAGCGGTACGGCCGGGAATCCTTGGCCCTTGATGTGATGGAAGAATTCCGTTCCATTCTGGTGGACAATCTGGTCGTTAAGGTGATCAACCAGGGAATGATTCAGCCCGATGATTTCACCTTCGATCTGGGGGAGCCGCGACTCAAAGATTCCGCCCGAAAGCGATTTTTGCAGGCCTTTGATCGCCGCAGGAAAGACGAAGTGTTCCATCATCTGCTGCAACGAAAAATGAGTTATCGGGAAGTGTTCCACAAGCAGGCCATTCTGCTTGCCAAATTCCTCAAAGGGGAGATGGAGGATTATTATCCTTTCTTGGCCAAATGATGGGGGGAAACAGTGACGTGAAACGGGTGGTTTGTTATGATGTTGTCGATGACCGCAGGAGAAATCGGATCTTCAAGTTGTTGAAGGATTACGGACGGCGGGTGCAATATTCCGTTTTTGAAGTGGAATGCGATGAGAAAAGCTGGATCCAGCTAGAGTTTCGCCTGTCGGCTTTGTTGTCGGAGGAAGATTCCCTCTGCGTGTATACGCTGTGTCAGTCTTGCACGCATCGCACCTTTTACAGAGGAAATTTCACCCGATGGTTGATGGAGGATCAAAATCCGATTCTGTAGGAGGATGTCATGCACCGGTTATGCTTGAAAGTGGACTTCCCCGCGCCCTTTCGGGGAAATCCGGTCGGCGTGTTGTCCCGGCGGTTTCATGCCTTTGTGTTGAAATCTCTGCAGCAGGAATCCCCCCAATTGTCCCAAGAAGTCCATGATCGAAAGGAAAGACAGGTTTTTTCCACCCATTTACTGCTTAACAGGGGGGAAATCCGGATTAACACACCGGATCGGGAGATCGCCTCATGCCTTCAGCGGTATTTTTTGCAGGAGGCGGAGGTCAATTTATTGGATTGGCGGGGGACCGTGAGGGAACTGCACTGCCAAACCTTCGATTTGTCACGGATTGACGAGCGGTTTTCGGCCAATCTCACCTTGTATTTTTTGACTCCGACTACTTTCTATCAGAGGAAAAACTACTATCCGTTGCCGGAGCTAAAGCGCCTCTTTTCCAGTGCCGCCAAGGTCAGTGAGATTGTCACTGGACAGCGAATCGATTGGGATTCGCTTGAACCATTGATTTATCCCGTCCGGATCGAAGATCTCAACGTGAGGACGGAGCGGGTTTCTTTTGGAGAATTCAACGTTATCGGCTTCAAGGGGAAAATGGCCATAAGCCTGAAGGCCTTGCCGGAGGAGTCGCAGCGCATGATGTGGCGGCTGCTTGCTTACGGATCCCTGATGGGATTTGGATACAAAACGGCCTGGGGGTTGGGGCAAACCCTCCTCGATCCCCTGGATGATGCCCGCGCTTTTTTCCGAACACCGGTAGCTTCGGCAAAAACCCGGGAGGTGTTCGGAAACGCGCAAACCCGCATGAAATAAGGGGATACGAGATTTGGAAGGTGTGAACAGCGGGAAAAAGGGGCTAAAAAATTTGTCGAAAAAGGAGGTGTTCGGAAAATGGCGGAGAAGTATAGGAATGACAAGGGATAGAGCCTCCGCCGTCACAATGAGAACACCTCAATAAAGAGGATTGAAACCCTTGCTTATTTGACACGCAATGAAATAGGCCCTTTCAGTCACAATGAGAACACCTCAATAAAGAGGATTGAAACTAGATAGGATTCACCCAAATCTTGCACGGTGACTTCAGTCACAATGAGAACACCTCAATAAAGAGGATTGAAACGGAAAATATACTCGTGCGCCTTCGTCGGTCGGTCTTTGTCACAATGAGAACACCTCAATAAAGAGGATTGAAACGAAAAAAATCGCAATCGGAAAGAAAATCGACGGACGTCACAATGAGAACACCTCAATAAAGAGGATTGAAACTATGAGATTTCCCTTGTTGGAGGCGAAAGCCGGACGGTAGGTCACAATGAGAACACCTCAATAAAGAGGATTGAAACATTAATGCAGGGTGCCGACCGGGAACCGTCTCGGCGTTGTCACAATGAGAACACCTCAATAAAGAGGATTGAAACGAAATCCGCGTTGATGAGCACATCAAAGCCATCCAGGCGTCACAATGAGAACACCTCAATAAAGAGGATTGAAACAATCCGTCCCCCGTCCCGAACGCCCTCCAGTTGAAAGTCACAATGAGAACACCTCAATAAAGAGGATTGAAACGCGATGGTCTCTGCCGGTCCCGACCACGCCACGCAGTCACAATCAGGACATCTCGAGGATGGAAACGCATCTTGAAATCGAATCGCTTCGATTATTTTCATTTCGTTTCCTGGGGAAGCTTTTTGACAAAAAACTGTGAATCTCCCGCCTGATATGAGGAGATTCACAGGATATTTCGCCCCTGAGAAGGGCCTTTAGAGGCCGTATGTGCGCTTCAGCTGAGGGATGTCATTCCTCTCGTATTTTTTCCAGATAGCGCTTGATGTCATCAAAGCGGAACCTTCCTTCTTTTACCACCCATTCTACGACTCGGCCGATTTCATGGCCTTTGGCGCCGGCTTGGATCGCCATATTTTTCGCGTGGAGTTTCATATGGCCCTTCTGAATCCCTTCACTCGCCAAAGCCCTCAATGCCGCGAAGTTTTGTGCCAAGCCGACCGCAGCGATGATTCCCGCCAGTTCACGGGAAGT from Planifilum fimeticola carries:
- a CDS encoding helix-turn-helix transcriptional regulator, whose translation is MSKIHRAHVQHRERLFSMLAEMLLDSRQHRIRDAAERYGVSQEKIRRDIKYLEEKLNLPNQREYIIRGHGYYQGNFARAVANLSPEVRLYLFLALRQLQPLLKGEGERAFQELLEHTYSVLREEDVRRLKEWSGFYFVSEYGFPRNRTHFYRALQDVFEAIRYDQILQFEYRGQRRYFDPYGVYYAKHLFYLIGKLVKWPDGPDLPLIHLRLDRIRDISRMPRPSSLGRRKKEDIWEYKRNHAEKYINQMLEAEHSKVKQDYVIRIYDPKVFERIREKQWHPYQQIREIHEKGAVGEIVFPKITSWLEIKKWVLGWGSAVELVKPAEKRKELRNEIQAMFYNRYQS
- the cas10d gene encoding type I-D CRISPR-associated protein Cas10d/Csc3, producing MDLKSFSDRLLLAFQEMDLSETIAKSYNLENSSMSYKQGHNLLDQSMWDHIRTGVEACLALLSHLESVGFHPPEEELKVALIAFVLHDLHKDSAVEKKASSEYALSLEELERVAEELCRKVGTGLPPAAFLRAAGVSNFSPKLGDLGSLSNQYSWTGIRDWVKLMDQTASIIGIAECMEHQTIHSLEEKLRRVLPPKLTENLRIVYHRVQEMRGMVTTQLHNGMALLMKRYGYFPWLRFGDGTLYITFAGGELPDKDSLMEELTRLFFRSIKEADQVDWEKLFNRATLQCQTLAFLVNQTPGEFAWMFHELFMKPSSGSKTFPDKNFTASQLAAYGAGDLGELYRVFGVDPSFDEEFREKWFYTSRYLAALQRLIQRLEKISAVDALLQLADFLGLPGEDIANRVPGSLHSNNKRFDGAIWLAYRFLEGAEVDGKPARHLPIEDWRVAVRKKAAKFLDGKITPEKMMEIVDEELKIREDLQGYFREQLIVSWETARSLNLLDTKELLKKKTRSQKRICNLCNRKILSGSEPKVKAQVIQDNVNVFSNRILPKGWEPGKRGDVAALHWCGVCFFEFVLRQVFSMDSFSGGDQSRQIYLFAFPSFQITEEGLLDLQDDLKNFFGTIYVHRRGKVNHVWQDPWVEKQEALRKHLHDHFQLYSEYFEQEMEERGRPPSIGDVLKASPPGNVLLFTYDCYSSSLDRTREEAWLKALSAALSLHKLYGFRLWLTEKPFLMMSDVREVRYAIQLDAPPYKVARLLEVPERRGTTDFVVPIRQVNDLLNRLACIWEIHQTVNPLDFSKPTDKNVSSVLHQLDVHPMAGAHFFKRRLTEHSYVTDTFLRACRRIDQMRGGMEMELAREIALASLKLYKPDISQEGRAHRYENLFRLAVKGIKEGREKSEICGLLFKRLERLAKQPSGYVPRVEEKAIQEFVDLIYDRFYIDVCGGNIAKLNQRQNQLADGIFFETHLERLKEIRERQSAKNQTNGREPV
- the cas7d gene encoding type I-D CRISPR-associated protein Cas7/Csc2, whose protein sequence is MSNTISWQESPVKKRLEAHLPGEIPILPMRRYVSVVILREFDSTAVLTTEGQTLDVEMVRSGRKYSEPISRVLLQKRKQIAPERRAGRAFNRDRGLGKKCVFLNGMCGKCPDCLIYGFAATSGEGAHRSRVLTDSGFAIRPYEAMQRSITLNAIDDSTKGGVSGSAFAEREHIRPQVFFPTIETAVDVTPAEFLYVLRNILTTTRYGAESNRQGFVNNHVVALLFGHGELISNLSLTQGVYDRLREKGGERFHEFPLERSEVEKAVMDVLEEEAKRSYLPVDVCAGEELAAFLAGVRDLWRNEEANAEWLQELESDQQAYLAKLK
- the cas5d gene encoding type I-D CRISPR-associated protein Cas5/Csc1, producing the protein MKRFAYRIRIELEDYLFFASMEKGKVAETAPLIHNYALAYALSWAISPYYQEKQAPGYEKQLKPLNEEGVYIFPASPLEVTHRLMQYNTTSEPLWMMRPQSLGYPNWGFIKCLRPGSRFETYALSHNPLSFPPRIRLGKWMSQARLEVEEVALERGTGKSSPIMVNVQDLPRLPATFTSMYNLLPTRLVKEAEWGEAVEGYRIKKMEGQQVEEEFLPESAFWWR
- the cas3 gene encoding type I-D CRISPR-associated helicase Cas3', with the protein product MIRLLEERGKTYDLPFVGNLRPYAHQAVQLKLVERAFRENRQVVLWNRARTGGGKTLANYGYLTRDARVRALGVYPVNELVKDQFQSLQTGLPLGIWDEISLWTAEELRKSRLPGETKLEQLQRLSTQYHRAILTNPDHLVLVAQERLYSPRKEGYDSRLGKAVEVFYRLGEYVLQAFDEFHLYNIAQVNVLAQWIALMAASFPEKGMVFLLSSATPRPEVLRLIEGTGLPIWNVQEETRRWLEEEKPSVHGERIFLEPAHLHVVSAYLPAWNTSERILTNWDDIEAYLSEWPKAKGLIILDSIHEAQQLAAALREKGYDVGEVHGLSDRSRSREALAKPITVATATVEVGVDFQGEIRKDFLVFEARNAGSFMQRLGRIGRGSRSNPEPPLHVWAYVPGHVANQIQDRGDTEMTRAELEEIVTAAYRYYQDFSPYIEKVGGMNLVHGYHLQKKHHVDREQSPALKQIQILAERMYGLGFEEQNRRYREWKREKLLEPVLSFRGQNNLEFQLYGWDEEEAETFYPDLWFWDETAPDFPLKRYDCHFVLRRRRVRFVDQEAMKRRVKEHLSGPEREEYLEALSRDRVLGYAVAMGVRDKPAKLVWRLPVKAGRCAEQLVRLDRLRLESDDSGLNEQLNLLFQSMGRTSWIVYIIKRSVGELTDLLRLPPMFRLYPAKSRQGADWSIAFNSEAFQLWSVWENVRSEVL